One part of the Bacillus sp. FJAT-27916 genome encodes these proteins:
- a CDS encoding MBL fold metallo-hydrolase, whose amino-acid sequence MTQTKVAEKIILPTPFAVGDVNVFLIEGQKLTLVDAGIKTKEAENTLESQLNDRGYTISDIDQVILTHHHSDHCGLVDLFEGKELLGHEDNQRYLIRSEEFLDWQREYFTEMSKKMGVPKEYMKYANNVESMYTYSGSKPLTGYLKEGDRIPGHEDWIVMETFGHSQGHLSFYHEATGSLIGGDLLIGKISPNPILEPPKKKGDERVKPQLQLNESLKRISKEKLNIVYSGHGDNITEPYSLIEKRLIMQHERAMHVMKDLIGDGQSTILELAIQLFPKAIRRDPALALFETLGQLDYLESIHKVEKQDAGGVLYYRVMTEE is encoded by the coding sequence ATGACACAGACAAAGGTAGCCGAAAAAATCATCCTGCCGACACCTTTTGCGGTCGGAGATGTCAATGTATTTCTGATAGAGGGCCAGAAACTAACCTTGGTTGATGCAGGCATCAAAACGAAAGAAGCTGAAAATACCCTTGAAAGCCAGTTGAATGACCGCGGCTACACCATCTCAGATATCGATCAGGTTATCTTAACCCATCACCATTCCGATCATTGCGGATTAGTGGATCTTTTTGAAGGGAAAGAGCTGCTTGGCCATGAGGATAATCAGCGTTACCTGATTAGAAGTGAAGAATTTCTCGATTGGCAGCGTGAGTATTTTACGGAAATGTCTAAGAAAATGGGTGTGCCAAAGGAATACATGAAATACGCCAATAATGTGGAATCCATGTACACTTATTCCGGCTCCAAGCCTTTGACGGGATATTTGAAAGAGGGAGACAGGATACCTGGACATGAGGATTGGATTGTCATGGAGACATTCGGACACTCGCAGGGGCATCTCTCCTTCTATCATGAAGCGACAGGCAGTCTAATTGGAGGTGACCTGCTGATTGGAAAGATTTCACCAAACCCTATTCTTGAGCCTCCGAAGAAAAAGGGGGATGAAAGGGTTAAGCCGCAGCTTCAGCTGAACGAGAGCCTGAAGCGGATTTCAAAGGAGAAGCTGAATATTGTCTACTCCGGCCATGGGGATAATATTACGGAACCCTACAGCTTAATTGAAAAGAGATTAATCATGCAGCATGAACGGGCCATGCATGTGATGAAGGATTTAATCGGCGATGGACAGAGCACGATTTTAGAGCTTGCTATACAGTTATTCCCGAAAGCGATCAGAAGGGACCCTGCTCTTGCTTTGTTTGAGACATTAGGACAGCTGGATTATTTGGAATCCATTCATAAAGTGGAGAAGCAGGATGCAGGGGGTGTGTTATATTATAGAGTAATGACCGAAGAATAA
- a CDS encoding SDR family NAD(P)-dependent oxidoreductase — protein MNERIKGKTIAVTGASGGLGMEIARQAAKNGANLILMARSYDKLSALRDELMTKYSIKAHVYSLDVSKREKIEETFKKIKQEVGPIDILVNNAGFGVFDTVLEMDLDEAEGMIETNVLGLITCTKLVLPDMVSHRSGHIINIASQAGKMATPKSSVYSATKHAVLGFTNSLRMEMHGRHVYVTSVNPGPIRTNFFNIADKEGTYIKNIDRLMIDPVKLAGRIVDAMMTGKREINAPGWMNAGSKIYSLFPRTFETLGRSQFNKK, from the coding sequence ATGAATGAACGGATTAAAGGCAAGACCATCGCTGTCACGGGTGCTTCCGGGGGGCTAGGAATGGAGATAGCGAGGCAGGCAGCCAAGAACGGTGCGAACCTGATCTTGATGGCGAGAAGCTATGACAAGCTCTCGGCCCTTCGTGATGAATTGATGACGAAATACTCCATTAAAGCCCATGTCTATAGCCTTGATGTATCGAAGCGGGAGAAAATAGAAGAAACCTTTAAGAAAATCAAGCAAGAGGTCGGACCGATTGATATACTCGTTAATAACGCCGGTTTCGGTGTTTTTGATACGGTGCTTGAGATGGATTTGGATGAGGCAGAAGGCATGATCGAGACAAATGTGCTCGGCTTAATTACGTGCACGAAGCTTGTGCTTCCTGACATGGTGAGCCACCGCTCGGGACACATCATCAATATCGCCTCGCAGGCAGGAAAGATGGCTACGCCAAAATCAAGTGTTTATTCTGCAACGAAGCATGCTGTTCTAGGATTCACGAACTCCTTGCGCATGGAAATGCACGGCAGGCACGTATATGTAACCTCTGTTAATCCAGGGCCGATTCGGACCAATTTCTTTAACATCGCTGATAAGGAAGGAACCTACATAAAGAATATTGACCGGCTCATGATTGACCCGGTGAAGCTTGCCGGAAGAATCGTGGATGCGATGATGACAGGGAAGCGGGAGATCAATGCTCCGGGCTGGATGAATGCGGGCAGCAAAATTTACAGTCTCTTCCCACGAACCTTTGAGACATTAGGGAGAAGCCAATTTAATAAAAAGTAA
- a CDS encoding zinc ribbon domain-containing protein has product MADKGCVKCGSRDAGKKEVAMTGTGLSKFLDVQHNTFIVVYCKNCGYSEFYNKQSSKSSNIIDLFFG; this is encoded by the coding sequence ATGGCTGATAAAGGCTGTGTAAAATGCGGAAGCAGGGATGCGGGTAAGAAGGAAGTGGCGATGACAGGAACGGGGTTATCGAAGTTTCTGGACGTTCAGCATAATACGTTCATCGTCGTGTATTGTAAGAATTGTGGATATTCAGAATTCTATAATAAGCAATCCTCGAAGTCATCGAATATCATTGACTTGTTTTTCGGGTGA
- a CDS encoding DUF5694 domain-containing protein, protein MEKPKVMVLGTFHMRYTADMFRLDVGDIGLAERQREIRQVIERVKAFKPTKMAFEVVKSENERLNEEYQSYQRGEFELGVDEVYQFGFRIAEELEHDQVYAVDWMESVGNRGIGQVYDWAKEHQPDLYKEIEEKYQKPIREKSGSKSIYELMKEYNQESEIQLGHELNMTVARIGKGEEYVGIDWLRWWYQRNLIIYKNLAELITAPDDRVVLLIGSSHIHLVSQFLRESNLVEVVPASLYLT, encoded by the coding sequence ATGGAAAAACCAAAAGTGATGGTGCTTGGTACCTTTCATATGCGTTACACGGCGGATATGTTCAGGCTGGATGTAGGGGATATTGGACTTGCGGAAAGACAACGGGAGATCAGGCAAGTGATCGAACGGGTAAAAGCTTTTAAGCCTACGAAGATGGCATTCGAAGTGGTTAAGAGTGAGAATGAACGTTTAAATGAGGAGTATCAAAGCTATCAGCGGGGGGAGTTTGAACTTGGGGTTGATGAAGTCTATCAATTTGGATTTCGTATCGCTGAAGAGCTTGAGCATGACCAAGTATATGCCGTTGATTGGATGGAATCGGTTGGGAACAGAGGTATTGGACAGGTGTATGATTGGGCAAAGGAACACCAGCCCGACCTATATAAGGAGATTGAAGAAAAGTATCAGAAGCCAATCCGTGAAAAGTCAGGCTCTAAGTCCATTTATGAACTGATGAAGGAGTATAATCAAGAGAGTGAGATACAATTAGGTCATGAGTTAAACATGACTGTTGCACGAATTGGCAAAGGGGAGGAATACGTCGGGATTGATTGGCTGCGTTGGTGGTATCAGCGGAACCTGATTATTTACAAGAATCTGGCTGAACTTATAACCGCTCCTGATGACCGTGTTGTATTGCTCATAGGCAGCTCACATATTCATTTAGTTTCGCAGTTTTTGAGGGAGAGCAATCTTGTCGAAGTGGTTCCTGCAAGCTTATACTTAACTTAA
- a CDS encoding DUF4097 family beta strand repeat-containing protein yields MFKKIFITGVLLIAIGGIGALLTAKSYFSASEQEKSATTFADVIIDEIDIKGNLGSLTIQQTDGDAVTVESIGPKKGQSINIEQDGRTLKISTPNQAGINFGIQFNKQATDLIIHLPEKTFRQITADTEVGSIDISGINAEIIKCESEVGDINIKDSAGKLVLKNEIGNINIKVPAIKASITASNEIGDIAVSISETPKDHYISANSEIGSIQIFGKKSSSYMSGNGSIAVDLKTEVGDIDLTN; encoded by the coding sequence ATGTTTAAAAAGATTTTCATTACTGGAGTCCTATTAATAGCCATTGGCGGTATCGGCGCCCTTCTTACAGCAAAGTCTTACTTCTCCGCTTCAGAGCAGGAAAAGAGTGCCACGACTTTCGCTGACGTCATCATTGACGAAATTGACATTAAAGGTAATCTTGGTTCTCTAACGATTCAACAAACGGATGGGGATGCTGTCACGGTTGAATCAATTGGACCAAAGAAAGGCCAATCGATTAATATCGAACAAGATGGGCGCACACTTAAAATATCAACACCTAATCAAGCTGGCATTAATTTTGGTATCCAGTTCAACAAGCAAGCAACCGATCTAATTATTCATCTTCCAGAAAAGACCTTTCGGCAAATCACTGCAGATACTGAAGTGGGCTCAATTGACATTTCAGGCATCAATGCGGAAATTATTAAATGTGAATCAGAGGTTGGGGATATCAATATCAAGGATTCTGCCGGAAAACTTGTCTTAAAAAATGAGATAGGCAATATTAACATTAAAGTCCCGGCAATAAAAGCGTCTATTACCGCCAGCAACGAGATTGGCGATATTGCGGTTTCTATTAGTGAAACACCCAAGGACCATTATATTAGTGCTAATTCAGAAATCGGTAGCATTCAAATATTCGGAAAGAAATCGAGCAGCTATATGAGCGGTAATGGCAGCATCGCTGTTGATTTGAAAACAGAGGTTGGCGACATAGACCTTACTAACTAA
- a CDS encoding HAAS signaling domain-containing protein, producing the protein MLNKEAFMKELAEQLRGLPPNEQAEILADYAEYFDLGLLEGKTEQEIALGLGSPKTIAKELVLNSSIEKTEHNLSMTNVLRIIGLTIGLGFLNFLLIVGPMIAIVSILFAGWIASITMIAAPIIQLAEILFDFNHFSLFEVFVSIGACGLGLLLFIGMYHLSKLSMRLTIRYCKWNMNIVKGRESYV; encoded by the coding sequence GTGTTGAACAAAGAAGCATTCATGAAAGAACTAGCTGAACAGCTTCGCGGGCTCCCGCCAAATGAGCAGGCTGAAATTCTTGCAGATTATGCCGAGTATTTCGACCTTGGCTTGCTAGAGGGAAAAACAGAACAAGAGATTGCCTTAGGCCTTGGTTCACCAAAAACAATAGCGAAAGAGTTGGTGCTTAATAGCTCCATCGAAAAAACTGAACATAACCTCTCCATGACTAATGTTCTTCGTATAATCGGCCTGACCATTGGACTAGGATTCTTGAATTTTCTCCTTATTGTCGGCCCAATGATTGCCATCGTCAGCATCCTGTTTGCCGGATGGATTGCCAGTATAACCATGATTGCCGCTCCCATCATCCAATTAGCCGAGATTTTGTTTGATTTCAATCATTTCTCCCTTTTTGAGGTTTTCGTCTCTATTGGGGCTTGCGGCCTTGGTCTTCTCCTGTTCATCGGGATGTACCATCTATCCAAACTCTCCATGAGACTGACCATTCGTTATTGCAAATGGAATATGAACATTGTGAAGGGCAGGGAATCATATGTTTAA
- a CDS encoding GNAT family N-acetyltransferase, with translation MKIKLDDLSSREMADLISEHLAGMYLTSPPESIHALGLEELRKPDVTVWSAWENGELLGCGALKELDSQHGEIKSMRTAAAHLRKGTARALLAFIIDEARKRGYRRLSLETGSMEAFSPARKLYESFGFTYCPPFADYWDDPNSVFMTKEL, from the coding sequence ATGAAAATTAAACTAGACGATTTATCAAGCAGGGAGATGGCTGATTTAATAAGTGAACATCTCGCAGGCATGTATCTGACTTCTCCTCCTGAGAGCATCCATGCTCTTGGTCTTGAGGAACTGAGGAAACCGGATGTAACCGTATGGAGTGCCTGGGAGAATGGAGAGTTATTAGGCTGCGGAGCGTTAAAGGAGCTTGATTCCCAACATGGTGAAATCAAATCAATGCGTACGGCTGCAGCTCATTTGCGCAAAGGCACTGCAAGAGCATTGCTTGCTTTCATAATAGACGAAGCCCGTAAGCGAGGATACAGAAGGCTTTCCTTAGAGACGGGCTCGATGGAAGCCTTCTCTCCAGCCCGAAAGCTGTATGAAAGCTTTGGATTTACCTATTGTCCGCCTTTTGCCGATTATTGGGATGATCCAAATAGTGTGTTCATGACGAAGGAACTGTGA
- a CDS encoding ABC transporter ATP-binding protein, which produces MFSVFKKLGWFFKEHWIRYTVAIILLNVVNVLEVLPPMLVGMAIDDIGMGTMTNDTLMTYIWWMIALIVSLYGLTYIWNYQLFSGAFVLERKLRSGFMGHLLKMTPTFYEKNRTGDLMARATNDLKSISVTAGYGILTLMDSSLYMLAILLTMAITISWELTLAAFLPLPLMAWAVNKGGKKIHEYFTAAQDAFGELNDKVLESVAGVRVIRAYVQERADEKRFEEMTEDVYKKNMDVAKVDSFFDPVITFVIGISYLISLGYGANLVFAQQLSIGQLVTFNVYLTMLIWPMIAIGELINIMQRGNASLDRMNETLSYEADVKNVEEPVEVEDPATVAYEDVRFRYPSSKVDNLAEVNVNIGKGETIGIVGKTGSGKTTFIKQLLREYPAGEGVLAIADIPIEKQPLDGVRDWIGYVPQDHVLFSKTIRENILFGNKNATEEEFWRAIRLADFEKDLIMLPNELETLVGEKGIALSGGQKQRISIARALIKNPEILILDDSLSAVDAKTETTIIKNIQEERSGKTTMITTHRLSAVQHADWIIVLDDGRVIEEGTHEDLVLKGGWYKEQFERQQVEANTGVSA; this is translated from the coding sequence ATGTTTTCGGTTTTTAAGAAATTAGGATGGTTTTTTAAAGAACATTGGATACGATATACGGTTGCTATCATTCTATTGAATGTGGTGAATGTGCTTGAGGTTCTGCCGCCAATGCTGGTCGGAATGGCCATTGATGATATTGGGATGGGAACCATGACGAATGATACACTGATGACTTATATTTGGTGGATGATTGCCCTGATCGTTTCCTTATATGGTTTGACCTATATTTGGAATTATCAGCTCTTTAGCGGGGCATTTGTCCTTGAGAGAAAGCTGCGTTCGGGCTTTATGGGCCATCTTTTGAAGATGACGCCGACCTTTTACGAGAAGAATCGGACCGGCGATTTAATGGCAAGGGCGACGAATGATCTGAAATCCATTTCTGTTACCGCGGGTTACGGAATTTTGACTTTGATGGATTCATCGCTCTATATGCTGGCAATCTTGCTCACAATGGCGATTACGATCAGCTGGGAATTGACGCTTGCGGCCTTTCTGCCCCTGCCGCTTATGGCGTGGGCCGTGAATAAGGGCGGCAAGAAGATTCATGAGTATTTCACAGCTGCGCAGGATGCCTTCGGCGAGCTGAACGATAAGGTACTGGAATCGGTTGCCGGCGTCCGTGTAATTCGTGCCTATGTTCAGGAGCGGGCGGATGAGAAACGCTTTGAGGAAATGACGGAGGATGTGTATAAGAAGAACATGGATGTAGCTAAGGTGGATTCCTTCTTTGATCCGGTCATTACCTTTGTTATCGGTATCAGTTATCTGATCAGCCTTGGGTATGGGGCTAATCTCGTTTTTGCCCAGCAACTCTCTATCGGTCAGCTTGTCACATTCAATGTCTACTTGACGATGCTGATATGGCCGATGATTGCCATTGGCGAACTGATTAATATTATGCAGAGAGGGAATGCCTCGCTTGATAGGATGAATGAAACGCTCAGCTATGAGGCGGATGTCAAGAATGTGGAAGAGCCGGTTGAGGTTGAAGACCCGGCAACCGTTGCTTATGAAGATGTCCGTTTCCGTTACCCTTCCTCGAAGGTAGATAATCTCGCTGAAGTAAATGTCAATATCGGCAAGGGGGAGACCATCGGGATTGTCGGGAAAACAGGCAGCGGGAAGACGACCTTTATCAAGCAGCTGCTGCGTGAGTATCCTGCTGGTGAGGGAGTCCTTGCAATTGCGGATATCCCAATTGAGAAGCAGCCGCTTGATGGAGTGCGTGACTGGATTGGCTATGTACCGCAGGACCATGTCTTATTCTCAAAGACCATTCGGGAGAATATTCTCTTCGGTAATAAAAATGCGACAGAGGAAGAGTTCTGGAGAGCCATCCGCTTAGCTGATTTTGAGAAGGACCTAATCATGCTGCCGAATGAACTTGAAACATTAGTGGGAGAAAAGGGAATCGCGCTGTCAGGCGGTCAGAAGCAGCGAATCTCTATCGCAAGAGCATTGATTAAGAATCCGGAGATTTTGATATTGGATGATTCTTTGTCAGCGGTCGATGCGAAGACAGAGACGACCATTATTAAGAATATTCAAGAAGAACGAAGCGGGAAAACGACGATGATTACAACGCATCGCCTGTCTGCGGTACAGCATGCCGACTGGATTATTGTCCTTGATGACGGAAGGGTCATCGAAGAGGGCACTCATGAAGATTTAGTCTTGAAGGGCGGCTGGTACAAGGAACAATTTGAACGCCAGCAAGTTGAGGCGAATACGGGGGTGAGCGCATGA